In Paenibacillus sp. FSL M7-0420, a single genomic region encodes these proteins:
- the queC gene encoding 7-cyano-7-deazaguanine synthase QueC produces MVNRKALVVFSGGQDSTTCLAWALQEFQEVQVVTFNYNQRHAAEIEVAKAIAARFGVKQHILDLGLLNQLAPNALTRDDIDITAGEGEELPSTFVDGRNLLFLSFAAILAKQLGYSNIITGVCQTDFSGYPDCRDVFVKSLNVTLNLSMDVEFVIHTPLMWLDKKQTWKLADELGQFDYVREQTLTCYNGIIGSGCGTCPACLLRKRGLEQYEAERQEAGL; encoded by the coding sequence ATGGTAAATAGAAAAGCATTAGTCGTCTTCAGCGGCGGCCAAGACAGCACGACCTGCCTGGCGTGGGCATTGCAGGAATTCCAGGAGGTTCAGGTGGTTACGTTCAATTATAATCAGCGTCATGCGGCCGAGATTGAAGTCGCCAAGGCGATAGCCGCAAGGTTCGGCGTGAAGCAGCATATTCTGGACCTGGGGCTGCTGAACCAGTTGGCTCCGAACGCTTTGACCCGGGATGATATTGACATTACCGCAGGTGAAGGGGAAGAGCTGCCCAGCACGTTCGTGGATGGACGTAATCTGCTGTTCCTGTCCTTCGCGGCCATTCTGGCCAAGCAGCTCGGCTACTCCAACATTATCACCGGGGTCTGCCAGACGGACTTCAGCGGGTACCCGGACTGCCGTGATGTGTTCGTGAAGTCGCTGAATGTCACGCTTAATCTGTCCATGGATGTGGAGTTCGTCATTCATACCCCGCTGATGTGGCTGGACAAGAAGCAAACCTGGAAGCTGGCAGACGAGCTGGGCCAGTTCGACTATGTGCGGGAGCAGACTCTGACCTGCTATAACGGAATCATCGGCAGCGGCTGCGGCACCTGTCCGGCTTGTCTTCTGCGTAAGCGGGGTCTGGAGCAGTATGAGGCAGAGCGTCAGGAGGCGGGACTATAA
- the queF gene encoding preQ(1) synthase, whose translation MSEGRMQEEMQEVTLLGNQGTQYKFGYDPGILEAFDNKHPGRDYFVKFNCPEFTSLCPVTGQPDFGVMYISYIPDIRMVESKSLKLYLFSFRNHGDFHEDCVNIIMNDLISLMEPRYIEVWGKFTPRGGISIDPYCNWGRPGTKYEAMAEHRLMNHDLYPEKVDNR comes from the coding sequence ATGTCAGAAGGCAGAATGCAAGAGGAAATGCAGGAGGTTACCCTGCTGGGCAACCAAGGCACGCAGTACAAATTCGGCTATGATCCGGGAATTCTGGAGGCGTTCGATAACAAGCATCCCGGCCGTGATTATTTCGTCAAATTCAACTGTCCCGAGTTCACCAGCCTGTGTCCCGTGACCGGTCAGCCGGATTTCGGGGTGATGTACATCTCGTACATTCCGGACATCCGAATGGTGGAATCGAAGTCACTGAAGCTCTATCTGTTCAGCTTCCGCAATCATGGGGATTTCCATGAGGACTGTGTCAACATTATTATGAATGATCTGATCTCGCTGATGGAGCCGCGTTATATCGAAGTGTGGGGCAAATTCACGCCGCGCGGCGGTATTTCCATCGATCCTTACTGCAACTGGGGGCGTCCGGGAACCAAATATGAGGCGATGGCCGAACACCGGCTGATGAATCATGATCTGTATCCCGAGAAAGTGGACAACCGTTAA
- a CDS encoding ZIP family metal transporter, translating into MGNALLWGAVSGSAVMIGALLALFLQIRSKLIGFIMAFGTGVLIGAAAYELLEDSASDGGLTPTIIGFTAGALVFTLFDWLISRKGGAGRKRSARASSGKSDAKGGGLAIFAGTVLDAIPESIMIGASLIAGQGVSILLVIAIFISNIPEGLSSTAGLKQDGYGKGKIMLLWLGVLAISTLASGAGYAFMDHASGYTEALIASFAGGGIIAMVSSSMMPEAYEEGGPLTGFIAAMGLLCSLILDQL; encoded by the coding sequence ATGGGGAATGCATTGCTATGGGGCGCAGTCTCCGGCTCGGCGGTCATGATTGGCGCGCTCTTGGCCTTATTCCTGCAGATTCGAAGCAAGCTGATTGGCTTCATTATGGCGTTCGGGACCGGTGTGCTGATCGGCGCGGCGGCGTATGAATTGTTAGAGGATTCAGCAAGTGACGGCGGGCTGACCCCGACGATTATCGGCTTCACCGCCGGAGCGCTGGTGTTCACGCTGTTCGACTGGCTGATCTCGCGTAAAGGGGGAGCCGGACGCAAGCGCTCAGCCAGAGCTTCTTCAGGGAAGAGCGATGCCAAGGGCGGAGGGCTGGCTATTTTTGCCGGAACGGTACTGGATGCGATTCCTGAATCGATCATGATCGGCGCAAGTCTCATTGCGGGTCAAGGCGTTAGCATACTGCTGGTCATTGCCATCTTCATCAGTAATATTCCCGAAGGCTTGTCCAGCACGGCTGGACTGAAGCAGGACGGCTATGGCAAAGGCAAGATTATGCTGCTGTGGCTTGGCGTACTCGCTATCTCCACACTGGCCTCAGGGGCGGGATATGCGTTCATGGATCACGCAAGCGGGTATACGGAAGCGCTGATTGCCTCTTTTGCCGGAGGAGGGATTATTGCTATGGTGTCCTCCAGCATGATGCCCGAAGCCTACGAAGAAGGGGGGCCGCTAACAGGATTCATCGCTGCGATGGGACTGCTGTGCTCGCTGATTCTGGATCAGCTGTGA
- the murB gene encoding UDP-N-acetylmuramate dehydrogenase, with the protein MNIDNIYEDLQPLITAGSLKRRESLKDLVYTRMGGEADILAAPVTYEEIRSISAYAHDHQIPLTILGNGSNVIIRDGGIRGIVLQTSDLSEMGIREGMLYAQCGAKIIDVSGYALEQALTGLEFACGIPGTVGGALYMNAGAYGGEVKDVLHSALVVDPDGQLVTLHSDQLQWGYRKSIFSSGKYIVLEARFALLPGDPAAIKASMDELTYLRESKQPLEYPSCGSVFKRPPGRFAGQLIQESGLQGTRIGGAEVSRKHAGFIINADNATASDYIGLIQHVRSAVKHKFDVELETEVEIIGEEL; encoded by the coding sequence ATGAATATTGACAACATATATGAGGATTTGCAGCCGCTCATTACAGCAGGCTCACTGAAACGCCGTGAGAGCCTTAAGGATCTGGTCTATACCCGCATGGGCGGCGAAGCAGATATCTTGGCGGCCCCTGTTACATATGAAGAGATCCGGAGCATCTCTGCCTATGCCCATGATCATCAGATCCCGCTTACGATTCTGGGGAACGGCTCCAATGTCATTATCCGGGACGGTGGCATCCGGGGCATCGTGCTCCAGACCTCCGATCTGTCAGAGATGGGCATCCGCGAGGGGATGCTCTATGCGCAGTGCGGGGCGAAGATTATCGATGTCTCGGGCTATGCACTGGAGCAGGCGCTGACCGGTCTGGAATTCGCCTGCGGCATCCCCGGCACGGTAGGCGGGGCACTCTACATGAACGCGGGAGCCTATGGCGGGGAAGTGAAGGATGTGCTGCACAGTGCGCTTGTCGTTGACCCGGACGGCCAGCTTGTGACCCTGCACAGCGACCAGCTTCAATGGGGCTACCGCAAAAGCATCTTCTCCAGCGGAAAGTATATCGTGCTGGAGGCCAGATTTGCGCTTCTTCCAGGCGATCCTGCCGCGATTAAGGCGTCCATGGATGAGTTAACCTATCTCCGGGAATCGAAGCAGCCGCTGGAGTATCCGTCCTGCGGCAGTGTATTCAAGCGGCCGCCGGGCCGGTTCGCGGGGCAGCTGATTCAGGAGAGCGGTCTTCAGGGTACGCGCATCGGAGGCGCTGAGGTCTCACGCAAGCATGCGGGCTTCATTATTAACGCCGACAATGCAACGGCCAGTGATTATATCGGATTGATCCAGCATGTACGTTCAGCGGTGAAGCACAAGTTCGATGTGGAGCTGGAGACGGAAGTGGAGATTATCGGGGAAGAATTGTAG
- a CDS encoding (2Fe-2S)-binding protein, translating into MNEHLMQEYSSKFDLHSTVPEGTVHSFAAAELAEEAGMRTFMEAYRPLMKALDDKAAGAYFGGYLSIIALAVQYSVTGFLCVPDFSLRNLRLHLVPADGYCRVAFSLREWGIVQAPADEPGRKAWRNEVLTSFYQSTAGPLIRMASQVSGLSLGEIWGQMPTKFNYYAEAFAAELTDPPLLRRLEEDYAYLKDELPAAVFGLPRNPFQVKVRRIESLTDPQQTVQMRNRCCMYYRTEGGRLCYTCPRMKEEERSARREEFRSERAAAGE; encoded by the coding sequence ATGAATGAACATCTGATGCAAGAATATAGCTCCAAGTTCGATCTCCATTCTACAGTACCAGAGGGAACCGTGCATTCCTTCGCCGCTGCTGAACTGGCAGAAGAGGCGGGGATGAGGACCTTCATGGAGGCTTACCGTCCGCTGATGAAGGCGCTCGATGATAAAGCCGCTGGTGCATATTTCGGCGGTTACTTAAGCATTATTGCACTCGCTGTCCAATATTCCGTGACCGGCTTCTTATGCGTACCGGACTTCAGCTTACGAAATCTGCGGCTGCATCTTGTTCCGGCAGATGGCTACTGCCGTGTTGCCTTCTCGCTTCGTGAATGGGGTATTGTACAAGCTCCTGCAGATGAGCCTGGCCGGAAGGCTTGGCGCAATGAGGTGCTCACGAGCTTCTATCAGAGTACAGCCGGACCGCTGATTCGCATGGCTTCACAAGTGAGCGGCCTTTCGCTTGGGGAGATCTGGGGACAGATGCCGACCAAATTCAATTATTATGCGGAAGCCTTTGCCGCTGAGCTTACAGATCCGCCCCTGCTCCGCCGGCTGGAGGAGGATTACGCCTATCTGAAGGATGAGCTGCCTGCTGCCGTATTCGGGCTGCCGCGCAATCCGTTCCAGGTGAAGGTGCGGAGAATCGAGTCGCTCACGGACCCGCAGCAGACGGTGCAGATGCGCAACCGCTGCTGTATGTATTACCGGACAGAGGGCGGGCGGCTGTGTTATACCTGTCCCCGTATGAAGGAGGAGGAGCGGTCCGCACGGCGGGAGGAATTCCGCTCCGAGCGCGCAGCAGCAGGCGAATAG
- a CDS encoding ABC transporter ATP-binding protein, translated as MSERLNTEQLSIGYAETMIVKGLNLSLPTGKITALVGANGSGKSTILKTMARIMKPKSGNVMLDGKSIHNLSTKEVARQLAILPQNPTAPDGLTVSELVGYGRYPHQKGFGSLTPEDRSIIAEAIELTGMNEFRDRPIDRLSGGQRQRAWIAMALAQQTDILFLDEPTTFLDMAHQLEVLQLLQKLNEQEGRTIIMVVHDLNHASRYAQHMVAIKSGNVISEGAPNEVMTPAVLREVFGIEADIVPDPRTGVPLCLPYELAAYKAVGL; from the coding sequence ATGTCGGAACGTTTAAATACAGAGCAGCTGAGCATCGGATATGCGGAGACTATGATTGTAAAGGGGCTGAATCTGTCGCTTCCGACAGGGAAGATTACAGCGCTTGTCGGGGCGAACGGCTCGGGGAAGTCCACGATTCTGAAGACGATGGCCCGGATCATGAAGCCGAAGAGCGGCAATGTAATGCTTGACGGGAAGTCCATTCACAATCTCTCCACCAAAGAGGTGGCCCGCCAGCTGGCGATTCTGCCGCAGAATCCTACGGCCCCGGACGGCTTAACGGTATCTGAGCTGGTAGGGTATGGACGGTATCCGCATCAGAAGGGCTTCGGCAGCCTGACGCCTGAAGACCGCAGCATTATTGCCGAGGCGATTGAATTGACCGGCATGAATGAATTCCGTGACCGGCCGATTGACCGTCTCTCCGGCGGACAACGGCAGCGGGCCTGGATCGCCATGGCGCTGGCCCAGCAGACGGATATTCTGTTCCTTGACGAGCCGACGACCTTCCTGGATATGGCCCATCAGCTGGAGGTGCTTCAGCTGCTGCAGAAGCTCAATGAGCAGGAAGGCCGGACAATTATTATGGTTGTCCATGATTTAAACCATGCCTCCCGTTACGCGCAACATATGGTAGCGATCAAATCCGGTAATGTGATCAGCGAAGGCGCTCCGAATGAGGTAATGACACCGGCGGTGCTGCGTGAGGTATTCGGCATTGAGGCAGATATTGTGCCTGATCCGCGTACAGGCGTGCCGCTCTGTCTGCCTTATGAGCTGGCGGCATATAAGGCAGTAGGGTTATAG